One genomic region from Verrucomicrobiota bacterium encodes:
- the prmC gene encoding peptide chain release factor N(5)-glutamine methyltransferase: MLSTRRVPFVARQAGQPASQQTGLSALRRQPGHRKPLDAPSSRSAPGTGGMRVLEAIQRSAEYLERRGVESPRLQSEWMLSQVLKIPRLKLYLDFERELEPSAVDALREMVRRRGRREPLQYILGTAVFCGLEIAVSPDVLIPRPETELLAERAWTWLRERTGTKELRALDVGTGSGCLAIALAVHEPRCEVIAIDVSKAALDCARANGERAGCAERLAWRLGDGFEALEADERFDLMVSNPPYIPRGELGALEPEVRCFEPRLALDGGVDGLDFYRRLAREGTSRLNPGGVWMMEVGFGQAESVAAILTGENWIVREVIEDYHRVRRHLVAGR, translated from the coding sequence ATGCTCTCCACGCGCCGGGTTCCCTTCGTCGCCCGGCAGGCTGGGCAGCCTGCGTCACAGCAGACAGGGCTGTCTGCGTTACGACGACAACCCGGTCACCGAAAACCTCTGGATGCTCCCTCTTCTCGGAGTGCACCAGGGACCGGCGGTATGAGGGTGTTGGAAGCCATTCAACGGAGCGCGGAGTATCTGGAGCGGCGCGGGGTGGAATCTCCACGATTGCAATCGGAATGGATGTTATCCCAGGTGTTGAAGATCCCGCGGTTGAAGCTGTATCTGGATTTCGAGCGTGAACTTGAACCCAGCGCCGTGGATGCATTGAGGGAGATGGTGCGGCGAAGGGGACGTCGCGAGCCGTTGCAATATATTCTGGGCACCGCCGTGTTTTGCGGATTGGAGATTGCGGTTTCGCCGGACGTGTTGATTCCCCGTCCGGAAACGGAGTTGCTGGCCGAGCGGGCGTGGACTTGGTTGCGGGAACGCACCGGTACGAAGGAGTTGCGCGCGCTCGACGTGGGGACCGGGAGCGGCTGTTTGGCGATTGCGCTGGCGGTTCATGAACCCCGGTGCGAAGTGATCGCCATTGATGTTTCGAAGGCTGCGCTGGATTGCGCGCGCGCGAACGGGGAGCGCGCGGGTTGCGCCGAGCGTCTCGCCTGGCGTCTTGGAGATGGATTCGAAGCCCTTGAGGCGGATGAACGCTTTGATCTCATGGTGTCGAATCCACCCTATATTCCGAGAGGGGAGCTGGGGGCCTTGGAACCGGAAGTCCGTTGTTTCGAACCGCGTCTGGCCCTTGATGGCGGTGTCGATGGGCTTGATTTTTATCGGCGGCTGGCGCGGGAAGGGACGTCGCGATTGAATCCGGGGGGCGTCTGGATGATGGAGGTGGGTTTTGGGCAGGCAGAATCCGTGGCCGCGATTCTGACCGGTGAGAACTGGATTGTGAGGGAAGTGATCGAGGATTACCATCGTGTGCGGCGCCATTTGGTGGCCGGTCGATAG
- the tig gene encoding trigger factor, with protein sequence MNFTVEHLGPCKKLLKFDVPAEAVDASFEEVADQYRRQAQLPGFRPGRSPKHLILKSFGPRIERESRHQLVGKHFDAAVRQEKFRVIGEPIIEDIQFEKGKPFQFAATIEIVPEFELPEYKGIEVKRETRIVTDADIERALNVLRDERAAFEDVERPVQDGDFVVVDYQGTSEGKPLTEFAPTARGLTEKKDFWMYVAKDSFIPGFTEQLIGANIGETRSVSVQFPEDFVSKPLSGKKGDYQVTLRGVKVKKLPSLDDEFAKQFGAEDLLKLRDGVRADLENEAAYKRKQLVRDQLVGHLLSRVEFELPEAVVQATTKSVVYDIVKENQERGLSKDALDQQKNEIYNFANESAKERVKTAFILGRIAEKESIKATDEEITHRILMMARQNGIKPERLVKQLQERDAITEIRQQIANSKVLDFLELNAKVEELLPSISTGEATPPA encoded by the coding sequence GTGAATTTTACTGTTGAGCATTTGGGTCCGTGCAAGAAGTTATTGAAATTCGACGTGCCGGCGGAGGCTGTCGATGCCAGCTTCGAAGAGGTGGCCGATCAGTATCGCCGCCAAGCGCAATTGCCGGGATTTCGTCCAGGGCGATCCCCCAAGCATCTGATTTTGAAATCCTTTGGCCCCCGCATCGAGCGCGAGTCCCGCCATCAGCTTGTGGGGAAACATTTTGATGCCGCGGTCAGACAGGAGAAGTTTCGGGTCATCGGCGAACCGATCATCGAGGACATCCAGTTTGAGAAAGGGAAACCCTTCCAGTTCGCGGCGACCATCGAGATCGTGCCTGAGTTCGAACTTCCGGAGTACAAGGGCATCGAGGTCAAACGCGAAACACGGATTGTCACCGACGCCGACATCGAGCGCGCCCTGAATGTCCTCCGCGATGAACGAGCGGCGTTCGAGGACGTGGAGCGTCCGGTCCAGGATGGAGACTTCGTGGTGGTGGATTATCAGGGCACGAGCGAGGGCAAACCCTTGACGGAATTTGCTCCCACGGCGCGAGGCCTCACGGAGAAGAAGGATTTCTGGATGTATGTGGCCAAGGATTCCTTTATTCCTGGATTCACGGAGCAATTGATCGGCGCGAACATCGGGGAAACCCGGTCCGTATCGGTGCAATTCCCCGAGGATTTTGTTTCCAAGCCGTTGTCGGGAAAGAAAGGCGATTACCAGGTCACCCTTCGCGGCGTGAAAGTGAAGAAGCTACCGTCCCTGGATGACGAATTTGCCAAGCAGTTTGGCGCGGAAGATCTGTTGAAACTGAGGGACGGGGTGCGTGCCGACTTGGAGAATGAGGCGGCCTACAAGCGGAAACAGCTCGTGCGCGACCAACTGGTTGGGCATCTGTTGAGCCGGGTGGAATTCGAGCTGCCCGAAGCCGTGGTCCAGGCGACGACCAAGTCGGTGGTTTATGACATCGTCAAGGAGAACCAGGAACGGGGTTTGTCCAAGGACGCTTTGGATCAGCAGAAAAACGAGATTTACAATTTCGCCAACGAGAGCGCCAAGGAACGGGTCAAAACGGCTTTCATTCTTGGCCGCATCGCCGAGAAGGAATCGATCAAGGCCACGGACGAGGAAATCACCCACCGCATCCTGATGATGGCGCGCCAAAACGGCATCAAGCCCGAACGATTGGTGAAGCAGTTGCAGGAACGCGATGCCATCACTGAAATCCGGCAGCAAATTGCCAACAGCAAGGTCCTCGATTTCCTCGAATTGAACGCGAAGGTTGAGGAACTGCTTCCTTCCATCTCGACAGGCGAGGCGACTCCTCCCGCCTGA